A genomic region of Serratia fonticola contains the following coding sequences:
- a CDS encoding YdbH family protein, which produces MTKKLKVSIGVVVGVILLVMTLWQTLPRWLPHALAPWLPQGSQLVLQGPLRWQQGALRLERVSFRAQACLLANVNNLSLSYQHGRWRLDSERVNVDTACLSQLPTADAKGAPLALDRLQNQLPPLDVNITLFTLMPWQDYAGKLQLSSSAKGQQLHYQGANLSVEAVLDEHQQLALNRLSFTPPNSTAPVQLTGKITIPLDLDSLPTQGALQGEVQTAYLEKKVLLDLRWQQQQGVLTLTEKGAEHPLATLPWQVTSQQIRIEKGEWRWPYGEQPLSGGLSVALHDWNQGFDETQISARLNVITAGHNGKGNAVLTLGPGRVGLINSDLGFQLTGQVNLADFSASASIPGIISGTLLNPTLVLQPGALLRAWGNPAPDMKLEEARLPLAGVKVTAEGITGRLQAIISASDNYWGRFKLHLDGQAQTFWPDSGNWQWRYWGNGQLPPLQAIWDVAGSGRWQDSSITLERLSTGFDQLKYGMVTVATPRLTLSEPIVWQSDVSRPQFTGSVQLAANKTSFSDGGYLPPAVLDLHLNGKGPESFQWQGALHAEQIGPITLRGRWDGERLRGEGWWPKQSLTVFQPLLSPELNIKLRQGEFYAQSAFSAARVQGFEAGGHWVVRNGGMWLKDGELSGLDFVLPYRLKNHLWQLGAKRPVMLRIKSLTNLFEMQNITADLQGNYPYSEAHPLTLSNVGVDILNGHISLSALRMPQHDAAVLKLDKIDLSALFTALNPKQFAMSGRVDGELPLYLNHPQWLVRDGWIANAGVLTLRLDKDMADAIASNNLATGAAIDWLRYMEINRSKAHVDLDNLGELTLKARIDGVNPLINAKREVILNYSHQENVFQLWRSLRFGDNLQEWLEQALSKPGEQQ; this is translated from the coding sequence ATGACAAAGAAATTAAAAGTATCCATAGGGGTAGTGGTCGGGGTTATCCTTCTGGTCATGACATTGTGGCAAACCCTGCCACGTTGGCTGCCTCATGCTTTAGCACCCTGGTTGCCACAAGGGAGCCAACTGGTTTTACAAGGGCCTTTACGTTGGCAGCAGGGCGCGCTGCGTCTTGAGAGGGTGAGCTTCCGGGCTCAGGCATGTCTTCTTGCCAACGTGAATAATCTGAGCCTGTCTTACCAGCACGGCCGTTGGCGGCTTGATAGTGAACGGGTCAATGTGGATACGGCCTGCTTGTCACAACTGCCCACCGCTGATGCCAAAGGTGCGCCGCTGGCGCTGGATCGGCTGCAGAACCAACTACCGCCGCTGGATGTGAACATTACTCTGTTTACCCTGATGCCATGGCAAGACTATGCCGGTAAATTGCAGTTGTCGTCTTCGGCCAAGGGGCAGCAACTGCATTATCAGGGGGCAAATCTTAGCGTCGAAGCCGTGCTGGATGAGCACCAGCAGTTGGCGCTCAACAGGCTGAGTTTTACGCCACCCAATAGCACGGCACCGGTGCAACTGACGGGTAAAATCACCATCCCGTTAGATCTCGATAGCCTGCCAACGCAGGGGGCGTTGCAAGGCGAAGTACAAACCGCTTACCTGGAAAAAAAAGTGTTGCTGGATTTACGCTGGCAACAGCAACAAGGCGTGTTGACTCTGACGGAAAAGGGCGCAGAGCACCCTTTGGCAACGTTGCCTTGGCAGGTCACATCACAACAGATTCGTATTGAGAAAGGTGAATGGCGTTGGCCTTACGGCGAACAGCCACTCAGTGGCGGTCTTAGCGTAGCATTACATGACTGGAACCAGGGTTTTGATGAAACCCAGATCAGCGCCCGCCTGAACGTGATTACCGCCGGGCATAATGGCAAAGGCAATGCGGTGCTGACGCTGGGGCCAGGAAGGGTGGGCTTGATCAACAGCGATCTCGGCTTCCAGCTCACCGGTCAGGTAAATCTGGCTGATTTCTCGGCTAGCGCCTCGATCCCCGGCATAATCAGTGGCACCCTCCTTAACCCAACGTTGGTACTGCAGCCCGGCGCTTTGCTGCGAGCCTGGGGCAACCCTGCACCGGACATGAAACTGGAAGAGGCACGTTTGCCTTTGGCCGGGGTGAAAGTGACCGCTGAGGGGATCACCGGGCGTCTGCAGGCCATTATCAGTGCCAGCGACAATTATTGGGGCCGATTCAAATTACATCTGGACGGCCAGGCGCAAACGTTCTGGCCAGACAGCGGTAATTGGCAGTGGCGCTATTGGGGCAACGGCCAATTGCCGCCTTTACAGGCGATATGGGATGTTGCGGGCAGTGGCCGCTGGCAGGATAGCAGCATAACGTTAGAGCGTCTTTCTACCGGTTTTGACCAGCTTAAATACGGTATGGTGACGGTGGCGACGCCGCGCTTGACGCTCAGCGAGCCGATCGTGTGGCAGAGCGATGTAAGCAGGCCACAATTTACCGGTAGCGTGCAGTTGGCGGCGAATAAAACCAGCTTCAGTGATGGCGGCTATCTGCCGCCTGCGGTATTGGATTTACACCTCAACGGTAAAGGACCGGAGAGTTTCCAGTGGCAGGGGGCTTTGCATGCTGAGCAGATCGGGCCTATCACTCTGCGAGGCCGTTGGGATGGTGAACGTCTGCGTGGGGAAGGTTGGTGGCCGAAGCAGTCGTTGACGGTGTTCCAGCCATTGCTCTCGCCAGAGTTGAATATCAAGCTGCGTCAGGGGGAGTTTTATGCCCAGTCGGCATTTTCTGCCGCGCGAGTTCAAGGTTTCGAGGCCGGTGGGCACTGGGTGGTACGCAACGGCGGTATGTGGTTAAAAGATGGCGAGTTGAGCGGGCTGGATTTTGTGCTGCCTTATCGGCTTAAAAACCACCTTTGGCAACTGGGGGCCAAGCGGCCGGTGATGCTGCGGATCAAATCGCTCACTAATCTGTTTGAGATGCAGAATATTACTGCCGATCTGCAGGGAAATTATCCGTATAGCGAGGCACATCCGCTAACGCTGAGTAACGTGGGGGTAGATATCCTCAATGGCCATATCAGTCTGTCGGCATTACGCATGCCGCAACATGATGCGGCGGTTCTCAAGCTGGATAAGATCGATCTCAGCGCGTTATTTACTGCCCTGAATCCGAAGCAATTTGCCATGTCGGGCCGGGTGGACGGGGAATTACCGCTCTATCTCAACCATCCGCAATGGCTGGTGCGGGATGGATGGATAGCCAATGCGGGCGTGTTGACGCTGCGCCTGGACAAAGATATGGCCGATGCGATTGCCAGTAATAACCTGGCAACCGGCGCGGCCATCGATTGGTTGCGCTATATGGAAATCAACCGTTCAAAAGCTCATGTGGATCTCGACAATCTGGGGGAACTGACGTTAAAAGCGCGTATTGACGGCGTCAACCCGCTGATAAATGCCAAACGTGAGGTTATCCTCAACTATAGCCATCAAGAAAATGTGTTTCAGCTGTGGCGCAGTCTGCGCTTTGGCGACAATTTACAGGAGTGGCTGGAGCAAGCCCTCTCTAAACCTGGGGAACAACAATGA
- a CDS encoding YnbE family lipoprotein, producing the protein MKITTRPLLAAVLGASLLSGCVPRIEVATPKDPITINMNVKIEHEIHIKVDKDVENLLKTQSDLF; encoded by the coding sequence ATGAAGATCACGACCAGGCCATTATTGGCAGCCGTGTTGGGCGCGTCCTTACTGAGCGGTTGTGTGCCGCGCATTGAGGTGGCGACGCCCAAAGATCCCATCACCATCAATATGAACGTCAAAATTGAACATGAGATCCACATCAAAGTGGATAAGGACGTTGAGAACCTGCTGAAAACCCAGAGCGATCTCTTTTAG
- a CDS encoding YdbL family protein, producing MKKHYLWLVAAGWLFSTMAQALTLDEAKQQGRVGETLSGYIAPVKQDAETLALVKKINAGRSEKYQEVADSNHIAIDEVARMAGQKLVTRAGAGEYVRGINGQWLKK from the coding sequence ATGAAAAAACACTATCTGTGGTTGGTTGCCGCCGGATGGCTGTTCAGCACAATGGCTCAGGCATTGACGTTGGACGAAGCCAAACAACAGGGGCGAGTCGGTGAAACGCTAAGTGGTTATATCGCACCGGTGAAACAGGATGCGGAAACGTTGGCGTTGGTAAAAAAAATTAACGCAGGACGAAGCGAAAAGTACCAGGAAGTGGCAGACAGTAACCATATTGCAATCGACGAAGTGGCACGAATGGCTGGGCAGAAACTGGTGACGCGCGCGGGCGCGGGGGAATATGTTCGCGGTATCAATGGGCAGTGGCTGAAGAAGTAA
- the azoR gene encoding FMN-dependent NADH-azoreductase, which translates to MSKVLVLKSSILATYSQSNQLADFFIEQWANAHGNDTITVRDLAAQPIPVLDGELVGALRPSDAPLTPRQKEALALSDELIAELQANDTIVMAAPMYNFNIPTQLKNYFDLIARAGVTFRYTEKGPEGLVKGKRAIILTSRGGIHKGTATDLVEPYLRLFLGFIGITDVEFVFAEGIAYGPDVATKAQADAKAALAEVIAA; encoded by the coding sequence ATGAGCAAAGTATTGGTTCTTAAATCCAGCATTCTGGCAACCTATTCCCAGTCTAACCAATTGGCCGATTTCTTCATTGAGCAGTGGGCTAATGCGCACGGCAACGACACCATTACCGTTCGCGATCTGGCCGCACAGCCAATCCCGGTACTGGACGGTGAACTGGTTGGCGCGTTACGCCCTTCAGATGCCCCACTGACCCCACGTCAGAAAGAAGCGCTGGCACTGTCTGATGAGCTGATTGCTGAACTGCAAGCCAATGACACCATCGTTATGGCCGCACCGATGTACAATTTCAACATCCCAACGCAGTTGAAGAACTATTTTGACCTGATTGCCCGTGCCGGCGTGACCTTCCGCTATACCGAAAAAGGCCCAGAAGGCTTGGTAAAAGGCAAACGTGCCATCATTCTGACCAGCCGTGGCGGTATTCATAAAGGCACCGCAACCGATCTGGTTGAGCCTTACCTGCGTCTGTTCCTGGGCTTTATCGGCATCACTGACGTTGAGTTCGTGTTCGCAGAAGGCATCGCCTATGGCCCAGATGTGGCAACCAAAGCACAGGCCGATGCCAAAGCCGCATTGGCAGAAGTCATCGCAGCATAA
- the hrpA gene encoding ATP-dependent RNA helicase HrpA — MKSPLAVLSSKLDDLMLRDQQRLQRRLQGARKVKNPEAQQAIAAEIENDINLALLKTQSRAASCPKITYPESLPVSQKKQDILNAIRDHQVVIVAGETGSGKTTQLPKICLELGRGVKGLIGHTQPRRLAARTVANRIADELETPLGGSVGYKVRFNDQVGENTLVKLMTDGILLAEIQQDRQLMQYDTLIIDEAHERSLNIDFILGYLRELLPKRPDLKVIITSATIDPQRFSRHFNNAPIIEVSGRTYPVEVRYRPVVDDADDTERDQLQAIFDAVDELGREGPGDILIFMSGEREIRDTADALSKLNLPHTEVLPLYARLSNSEQNRVFQSHHGRRIVLATNVAETSLTVPGIKYVIDPGTARISRYSFRTKVQRLPIEPISQASANQRKGRCGRVSEGICIRLYSEQDFLSRPEFTDPEILRTNLASVILQMTSLGLGDIAAFPFVEAPDSRNIQDGVRLLEELGAIKTANNGHYQLTPQGRQLAQLPIDPRLARMVLEAQKSGSVREMMIITSALSIQDPRERPMDKQQASDEKHRRFADKDSDFMAFVNLWDYLKEQQKEHSSSQFRRLCRNDFLNYLRVREWQDIYTQLRQVVKELGLPVNSVPSDYRSVHTALLSGLLSHIGQKDADKQEYTGARNARFSIFPGSGLFKKPPKWTMVAELVETSRLWGRIAARIEPEWIEPMAQHLVKHHYSEPHWSKSQGAVMASEKVTLFGLAIVAARQVNYSSIDPLLCRELFIRHALVEGDWQTRHAFFTANLKLRAEVEELEHKSRRRDILVDDETLFSFYDQRIPSDVVSGRHFDNWWKTAAKQQPDLLNFEKEMLIKDGANKVSALDYPNYWHQGNLKLRLTYQFEPGTDADGVTVHIPLPILNQVEEAGFEWQIPGIRRELVIALIKSLPKPVRRNFVPAPNYAEAFLGRATPLEMPLLDSLERELRRMTGVTVSRDDWQWDQVPDHLKMTFRVVGDKHKTLREGKDLAALKLQLKEQVQETLSAVADDGLEQSNLHIWSFGKLPAFYEQKRGGYSVKAYPALVDEKDSVAIRLFDSEQEQQQAMWQGTRRLLLLNIPSPIKYLHEKLPNKAKLGLYFNPYGKVLDLIDDCISCGIDKLIAENGGPVWQEERFARLQERVRAELNETVVDVARQVEQILTTVFNINKRLKGRVDMSLALALSDIKTQLGGLIYRGFVTSNGWSRLADTLRYLQAIERRLEKLASDPHRDRAQMLRVEQVQQAWQQWLNKLPPKRQQDEEVKAVRWMIEELRVSLFAQQLGTPYPISDKRILQTIDQLSA; from the coding sequence GTGAAATCTCCGCTCGCGGTATTGTCATCCAAATTGGATGACTTGATGCTCCGTGATCAGCAGCGCCTGCAACGCCGTTTGCAGGGCGCACGAAAAGTCAAAAATCCTGAGGCTCAGCAGGCGATTGCCGCCGAGATTGAAAATGACATCAATCTGGCCTTGCTCAAAACGCAGTCTCGGGCCGCTTCCTGCCCGAAAATTACCTATCCGGAAAGCCTACCGGTCAGCCAGAAGAAGCAGGATATTCTCAACGCCATCCGTGACCATCAGGTGGTGATTGTTGCCGGTGAGACCGGTTCAGGGAAAACCACCCAGCTACCGAAAATCTGTCTGGAGTTGGGGCGCGGTGTCAAAGGGCTGATTGGTCATACTCAGCCGCGTCGCCTGGCAGCTCGCACGGTGGCCAACCGTATTGCCGATGAGCTGGAAACACCGCTGGGCGGCAGTGTGGGCTATAAAGTGCGCTTTAACGATCAGGTGGGCGAAAACACCCTGGTTAAACTGATGACCGACGGTATTCTGCTGGCTGAGATCCAGCAAGACCGCCAGTTGATGCAGTACGACACCCTGATCATCGATGAAGCTCATGAACGTAGCTTGAATATCGATTTTATTCTGGGCTATTTGCGTGAGTTGCTGCCAAAACGCCCGGACCTGAAAGTGATTATCACCTCGGCTACCATCGATCCGCAGCGGTTTTCACGCCATTTTAACAATGCACCGATCATTGAAGTCTCTGGCCGCACCTATCCGGTGGAGGTCCGTTATCGGCCTGTGGTAGACGATGCAGATGATACCGAGCGCGATCAGCTGCAGGCGATTTTTGATGCTGTGGATGAACTGGGGCGCGAAGGGCCGGGTGATATCCTGATCTTTATGAGCGGGGAGCGTGAAATCCGCGATACGGCCGATGCATTGAGCAAGCTCAATCTGCCACATACCGAAGTGTTGCCGCTTTACGCCCGTTTGTCTAACAGCGAGCAGAACCGGGTATTCCAGTCTCACCATGGTCGTCGTATCGTGTTGGCGACCAACGTGGCGGAAACCTCACTTACTGTGCCAGGCATCAAATACGTTATCGATCCGGGGACGGCACGTATCAGCCGTTACAGTTTCCGTACCAAGGTTCAGCGCCTGCCGATTGAGCCTATTTCTCAGGCGTCGGCTAACCAGCGTAAAGGCCGCTGTGGCCGCGTGTCGGAAGGTATCTGTATCCGCTTGTATTCTGAACAGGATTTCCTGTCTCGGCCTGAGTTTACCGATCCGGAAATTCTGCGTACCAACCTGGCTTCGGTCATTCTGCAGATGACCTCGCTAGGGCTGGGGGACATTGCGGCCTTCCCGTTTGTCGAAGCGCCAGATAGCCGTAACATTCAGGACGGTGTGCGCCTGTTGGAAGAACTGGGCGCGATTAAAACCGCCAATAATGGCCATTATCAGTTAACACCGCAAGGCCGCCAGTTGGCACAATTGCCGATTGACCCGCGTCTGGCGCGTATGGTTCTGGAGGCGCAAAAAAGCGGCAGTGTGCGTGAGATGATGATCATTACCTCGGCCTTGTCGATCCAGGATCCGCGTGAGCGGCCCATGGATAAGCAGCAGGCCTCTGATGAAAAACATCGCCGTTTTGCCGATAAAGATTCCGACTTTATGGCGTTTGTGAACCTGTGGGATTATCTGAAAGAGCAACAGAAGGAACACTCCTCCAGCCAGTTCAGGCGCCTGTGCCGCAACGATTTCCTCAATTATTTACGCGTGCGTGAATGGCAGGATATCTACACCCAACTGCGCCAGGTGGTGAAAGAGTTGGGCCTGCCGGTCAACAGCGTGCCTTCGGATTATCGTAGTGTTCATACCGCCTTATTGAGTGGTTTGCTTTCGCATATCGGGCAGAAAGATGCGGATAAGCAAGAATATACCGGTGCGCGCAACGCCCGTTTCTCCATCTTCCCTGGCTCCGGGCTATTCAAAAAGCCGCCGAAGTGGACCATGGTTGCCGAGTTGGTGGAAACCAGCCGCCTGTGGGGGCGTATAGCTGCGCGTATTGAGCCGGAATGGATAGAGCCGATGGCGCAGCATCTGGTCAAACATCATTATAGTGAACCACACTGGTCAAAATCCCAAGGCGCGGTGATGGCCAGTGAGAAAGTGACACTGTTTGGCCTGGCCATCGTCGCGGCCCGTCAGGTGAACTACAGCAGTATCGATCCTTTACTGTGTCGCGAATTGTTTATCCGCCATGCGTTGGTGGAGGGGGACTGGCAGACAAGGCACGCGTTCTTTACCGCCAACCTGAAACTGCGGGCCGAAGTGGAAGAGCTGGAGCATAAATCTCGCCGTCGAGACATTCTGGTAGATGACGAAACGTTGTTCAGTTTCTACGATCAGCGCATTCCGAGCGATGTAGTGTCCGGACGCCATTTTGACAACTGGTGGAAAACAGCCGCTAAGCAGCAGCCCGATCTGCTCAACTTCGAAAAAGAGATGTTGATTAAGGACGGGGCTAACAAGGTCAGCGCGCTCGATTACCCGAATTACTGGCATCAGGGCAACCTCAAACTGCGGCTGACGTATCAGTTTGAGCCGGGAACGGACGCCGATGGCGTCACGGTACATATCCCCCTGCCAATCCTCAATCAGGTTGAAGAGGCCGGTTTTGAGTGGCAGATCCCAGGTATTCGCCGCGAGTTGGTGATAGCGCTGATCAAATCATTGCCAAAGCCGGTGCGTCGTAATTTTGTACCTGCGCCAAACTATGCCGAAGCCTTTCTTGGCCGGGCCACACCGCTGGAAATGCCGCTGCTTGATTCTCTGGAACGTGAATTACGGCGCATGACGGGTGTGACAGTGTCACGTGATGATTGGCAATGGGATCAGGTGCCCGATCATCTAAAAATGACTTTTCGCGTGGTAGGGGATAAACACAAAACCCTGCGTGAAGGTAAAGATCTGGCTGCGTTGAAACTGCAATTGAAAGAGCAGGTGCAGGAAACCTTGTCGGCGGTGGCCGACGATGGGCTGGAGCAAAGTAATCTGCATATCTGGAGCTTTGGCAAACTGCCGGCGTTCTATGAACAAAAACGCGGGGGATATTCCGTCAAGGCGTATCCCGCGCTGGTGGATGAAAAAGACAGTGTGGCTATCCGGCTATTTGACAGCGAGCAGGAACAGCAGCAAGCCATGTGGCAAGGCACGCGCCGTTTACTGTTGCTGAATATTCCATCCCCCATTAAGTACCTGCATGAGAAGTTGCCGAACAAAGCCAAACTGGGGCTCTACTTCAACCCGTATGGCAAGGTGCTGGATCTGATCGATGACTGTATCTCCTGCGGCATTGACAAACTGATTGCCGAAAATGGCGGCCCTGTCTGGCAGGAAGAGCGCTTTGCTCGTCTGCAAGAGCGCGTGCGTGCAGAACTGAATGAAACGGTTGTAGACGTCGCCAGGCAGGTTGAGCAGATCCTGACAACGGTGTTCAACATCAACAAGCGGTTGAAAGGGCGTGTTGATATGTCGTTGGCACTGGCCCTGTCAGATATCAAAACGCAGCTTGGTGGCCTGATCTACCGCGGATTTGTCACCAGCAACGGCTGGAGCCGATTGGCAGATACGTTGCGTTACCTGCAGGCTATCGAACGTCGCCTGGAGAAGCTGGCTAGCGATCCGCACCGAGATCGGGCGCAGATGCTACGGGTGGAACAGGTACAGCAAGCCTGGCAACAATGGTTGAATAAGTTGCCGCCTAAGCGCCAGCAGGATGAAGAGGTGAAGGCAGTACGCTGGATGATTGAGGAGTTGCGCGTCAGCCTGTTCGCGCAGCAACTGGGTACGCCTTATCCGATTTCCGATAAGCGTATTCTGCAAACCATCGATCAACTTTCGGCATAA
- a CDS encoding PTS sugar transporter subunit IIA has translation MNGLINYFTNNAFTVSHQRCDWEQAIDLSMNPLLENNIIELRYVKAIKESTRLNGAYYILTPEVAMPHARPEEGALSTALTLTVLPEGVYFNEDNPQVKILIGLAAKNADCHINAIQLLSEMFCDDHAVEQLIQAKDASAIKEIILRF, from the coding sequence ATGAATGGGTTAATAAATTATTTTACGAATAATGCATTTACTGTTAGCCATCAGCGCTGCGACTGGGAGCAGGCCATCGATTTGTCGATGAATCCACTGTTAGAAAATAATATTATCGAACTGCGCTATGTGAAGGCAATAAAAGAAAGTACTCGACTAAATGGGGCCTATTATATTCTGACGCCAGAAGTGGCCATGCCTCATGCCCGTCCAGAGGAAGGGGCGTTAAGCACCGCATTAACGCTTACCGTATTGCCTGAAGGGGTTTATTTCAATGAGGACAATCCCCAGGTAAAAATTTTAATCGGCTTGGCGGCTAAAAATGCTGACTGCCATATCAATGCAATCCAGTTGTTGAGCGAGATGTTTTGCGATGACCACGCAGTTGAACAGCTTATTCAGGCAAAAGACGCATCGGCAATAAAAGAAATTATTCTGCGCTTCTGA
- a CDS encoding PTS mannitol transporter subunit IICB yields MANKTIRARVQAFGGFLTAMVIPNIGAFIAWGFITALFIPSGWMPNAHFGELVGPMITYLLPLMIGSTGGYLIAEKRGAVMGGIGTIGVIVGADIPMFIGAMVMGPLGGAIIKYIDARLDKRIPAGFEMVINNFSLGIAGMLLCLFAYEVIGPAVLQANHLVRAGIESLVATGYLPLLSMINEPAKVLFLNNAIDQGVYYPLGMQDTAAHGRSVFFMVASNPGPGLGILLAFSLFGQGMSKKSAPGAMIIHFLGGIHELYFPYVLMKPLMIIAMIGGGMTGIYVFDLMGAGLVAGPSPGSIFAYLALTPRGGFTGTLAGVAAGTLVSFLIASLILKVEKQHVAEDGFEDSQQRMKALKAAGKGQHQLIRHIAFVCDAGMGSSAMGATTFRKRLEKAGIPISVKHYSIENIPPEADLIVTHSSLEARADRVTDKPKVLISNYLGDRNLDHLLEQLVAKQSEKETV; encoded by the coding sequence ATGGCCAATAAAACAATACGAGCCAGAGTGCAAGCTTTTGGCGGATTTCTGACAGCGATGGTAATCCCTAATATCGGTGCATTTATTGCGTGGGGGTTTATTACCGCGTTGTTCATTCCTTCCGGTTGGATGCCTAATGCTCATTTCGGGGAACTGGTTGGGCCGATGATCACCTATTTGCTGCCGTTGATGATCGGCTCCACTGGCGGCTATCTGATAGCGGAAAAACGGGGTGCCGTGATGGGCGGGATTGGCACCATTGGCGTCATTGTCGGGGCTGACATACCGATGTTTATCGGTGCGATGGTAATGGGGCCGCTAGGGGGGGCGATCATTAAATATATCGACGCCAGGTTGGATAAGCGTATCCCTGCCGGGTTTGAAATGGTGATCAACAATTTCTCTCTGGGGATTGCCGGTATGCTGTTGTGCCTGTTTGCCTACGAGGTGATCGGCCCTGCGGTATTGCAGGCCAATCATCTGGTGCGGGCGGGGATTGAATCCCTGGTAGCGACCGGATATTTGCCACTGCTGTCGATGATTAACGAACCGGCGAAGGTGCTGTTTCTTAATAACGCAATCGATCAGGGGGTGTATTACCCATTGGGCATGCAGGATACGGCTGCTCATGGGCGCTCGGTATTCTTCATGGTCGCGTCTAACCCAGGCCCTGGTTTGGGGATTTTATTGGCGTTTTCGTTGTTTGGCCAAGGCATGAGTAAAAAATCGGCCCCGGGTGCAATGATTATCCATTTTCTTGGTGGGATTCACGAACTCTACTTCCCCTATGTGCTGATGAAACCCTTGATGATCATTGCCATGATTGGTGGTGGCATGACCGGTATCTATGTGTTTGATCTTATGGGTGCAGGCTTGGTTGCCGGGCCGAGTCCAGGTTCTATTTTTGCCTATCTGGCACTGACACCGCGTGGCGGTTTTACTGGCACATTAGCGGGGGTCGCGGCGGGTACGCTAGTGTCCTTCCTGATTGCCTCACTGATTCTGAAAGTTGAAAAGCAGCACGTTGCCGAAGATGGCTTTGAGGATTCGCAACAGCGGATGAAAGCGCTGAAAGCCGCAGGCAAGGGACAACATCAGCTTATCCGTCACATTGCTTTTGTCTGCGATGCCGGCATGGGTTCAAGCGCAATGGGGGCAACTACGTTTCGTAAACGCCTGGAGAAAGCGGGGATACCGATCAGCGTGAAGCACTATTCCATTGAAAATATTCCGCCAGAGGCCGACCTGATTGTCACGCATTCAAGCCTGGAAGCTCGGGCAGATCGGGTGACCGATAAACCCAAAGTGTTGATTAGTAATTATCTCGGTGACCGCAACCTGGATCATCTGTTGGAACAACTGGTTGCTAAACAGTCAGAAAAGGAAACCGTATGA
- a CDS encoding zinc-binding dehydrogenase, with protein sequence MKTRVAAIYGENDVRLREFELPPLGDNELLVKVISDSVCLSTWKAAKLGAKHKRVPDDVANHPAITGHECAGIIEQVGKNLQQRFKPGQRFVLQPAMGLPSGYSAGYSYEYFGGNATYMIIPQQAVELGCVLPYEGSYFAAASLAEPMCCIIGAYHANYHTTPYVYEHRMGIKPGGNVALLACAGPMGIGAIDYAINGNIRPAKVVVVDIDAQRLERARLLLPESRAAEKGIELVYFNSREVDNPATVLRELTQSDGFDDVFVYAAVPEVLMLGDALLGEDGCLNFFAGPTDSQFKVPFNFYNVHYASTHIVGTSGGSTGDMLEALQLTAEGRINPSVMITHIGGLDAVPHTIINLPDIPGGKKLIYNFAHMPLTAIADFSELGKDDPFYARLAQLVAESHGVWNEQAERFLLQHFGVETGV encoded by the coding sequence ATGAAAACCCGAGTTGCCGCTATTTACGGCGAAAATGATGTTCGCCTGCGTGAATTTGAATTACCACCGTTAGGTGATAATGAACTGTTGGTTAAAGTGATCTCTGACAGCGTATGTCTTTCTACCTGGAAGGCCGCCAAGTTGGGTGCTAAACACAAGCGCGTGCCTGATGATGTCGCTAACCATCCGGCGATCACCGGGCATGAATGTGCTGGCATCATTGAGCAGGTCGGTAAAAATCTGCAACAACGTTTCAAGCCGGGGCAGCGTTTTGTTCTGCAACCGGCAATGGGATTACCTAGCGGTTATTCGGCGGGTTACAGTTATGAATACTTCGGTGGTAATGCTACCTATATGATCATCCCTCAGCAGGCGGTGGAACTAGGTTGCGTACTGCCTTATGAAGGAAGCTATTTTGCAGCGGCCTCGCTGGCCGAACCGATGTGTTGCATCATCGGTGCCTATCATGCCAATTACCACACGACACCCTATGTCTATGAGCATCGGATGGGGATCAAGCCTGGCGGTAATGTGGCGCTGTTGGCCTGTGCCGGGCCAATGGGGATTGGCGCGATTGATTATGCGATCAACGGTAATATCCGTCCTGCGAAGGTCGTTGTGGTTGATATCGACGCACAGCGTTTAGAACGAGCCAGATTGCTGTTACCAGAGAGCCGTGCCGCTGAAAAAGGGATTGAGCTGGTCTATTTCAATAGCCGTGAGGTCGACAACCCGGCGACAGTGTTGCGTGAACTCACGCAGAGCGATGGTTTTGACGATGTATTCGTTTATGCGGCGGTGCCTGAAGTGCTGATGTTAGGGGATGCGTTGCTGGGAGAGGACGGCTGCCTGAATTTCTTTGCCGGTCCCACTGACAGTCAGTTCAAGGTGCCGTTCAACTTTTACAATGTGCATTATGCATCGACGCATATTGTCGGTACTTCGGGTGGCTCGACCGGCGACATGCTGGAGGCACTGCAACTGACCGCCGAGGGGCGAATTAATCCTTCAGTAATGATCACCCATATTGGTGGTCTGGATGCCGTGCCGCACACGATCATCAATCTGCCTGATATCCCTGGCGGTAAAAAGTTGATCTACAACTTTGCTCATATGCCGTTAACGGCAATTGCCGATTTCTCTGAGCTAGGAAAGGACGATCCATTCTATGCCCGTCTGGCGCAATTGGTGGCAGAAAGTCACGGAGTGTGGAACGAACAGGCTGAGCGTTTCCTGTTGCAGCATTTTGGTGTGGAAACGGGGGTATAA